Genomic DNA from Thermanaerothrix sp.:
CCTATCACCGTGTTTGGAGGCACCACGTTGTAGGCGTCCAGGATGACCCTGCGGAGCTTACAGTTATCCCCTATGATCACCCCCTGTCCCACTATGCACTCCTCCAGCACCGCCCCGGCGTTTATCACGCAGTTTCTGGAGAGCACCGACCGGTGGACTATGGCGCCAAGTACCCGGCTCCCCTCCGCCCTTAGGGTGCCCACCACCGAGCAGCCCTGCCCCTTGTCGGGATAGGTGAACCCCGGTGGATCCGAGTAGGATACGGTCCTTATGGGCCATAGGGGGTTGTAGAGTGTGAGGTCCGATGGGTGCTGCAAAAGGTCCATGTGGGCCTCGTGGTAGGCCTTTATGGTGCCCACGTCCTTCCAGTAGGGCCTGTCTATCCCGGGCAGCACGTTGCTCTTGAAGTCATAGGCCATGACCCTGCACCGGCTGTATATGCGGGGCAGTATGTCCTTGCCGAAATCGTGGGAGCTGGTCTCTATCTTGTTGTCTTCTATTATGGCCTCTTCGAGCACGTGGCGCTCGAAGATGTAGTTGCCCATGGACACGTAGCTGAAGCCCGGCTTACCCGGTATCTGGGGAGGGTTCTTTGGCTTTTCAACGAAGCTCACCACCTTTCCGGAGGGATCGGTGTCCATGCAGCCGAAGGCGTGGGCTTCCGACGAGGGCACGGTGTTGGCCGCTATGGTAACGTCCGCCTTGGTGTCCATGTGGTACTGGAGCATCTGCTCTATGTCCATCTTGTAGATGTGGTCCGCCGCGAATATGCAGATCCTGTCGGCGTCAAAAAGGGTTATCAGGTGCAGGTTCTGGAACACCGCGTCGGCGGTGCCCTCGTACCACCTCTCCCCGGTCCACATCTGGGCTGGGACGGCGGTTATGAAGTAGTCCCGCCCCCTTAGGGCGTTGCCGAACTGCCAGCCCCGTTCTATGTGTTCGTTAAGGGATTGGCTCTTGAATTGAACCAAGCAGTATATGGAGAAAAGCCCGCTGTTCACCATGTTTGACAGGGCGAAGTCGATTATCCGGTACTTGGCGGCGAAAGGGACCGCCGGTTTGGCCCTGTACTTGGTGAGGGGCATGAGCCTTTCCCCCTTGCCTCCCGCCAGGACTATCCCCAAGACCCTTCCGTACTTGCCGAAGATCAAGATCCATCACCCCCGTGAGATGTTTGGCGTGAGATCCCAAAGAAACAAGAAATGTCCCCCTTGGACATAGGACAGCCCTTAAGCCATGTCATAGGGTCAAGGGATTTCGACCTGGGTTTGTGGCTCTGACCTTTAGATCCCCCCTATCTATATCCTAGTAGTTCCTCGTATATGTTCATGTAAGCCCTTGCGGACTGCCGCCATGAGAAGTCGGCGGTCATGCAGTTTCTTCTTATCTTATCCCGTCTTTTTGGATCGCCCATGGCGGATAGGGCCCTTTTAAGGGCTTTCATCATCTCCTCCGGGGAGTAGTCTATGAAGAGGAACCCATTCCCGTCCTCCGCCCCGTCCGCGTCTATCACCGTGTCCGCTATGCCACCCGTTGCCCTCGCCACCGGGATGGTGCCGTAGGCCATGGCTATCAGTTGTGACAACCCGCACGGTTCGAACTGGGAGGGCATGAGCATGAGGTCGGAGCCGGCGTATATCCTGTGGGCCATGGATTCGTCGAAGTCCGTGGATACCCAGATCTTCTGCGGGTGCTTCTTTGCCTCGGACCTAAGCCGTTCTTCGAACAGGGGGTGCCCTGAGCCCAGGATCACAAGCCTCAGAGGCTCCGCGAGGATCTTGCTGAGGGCTCCAAGGATGAGGTCGATGCCCTTTTGCTCCACCAGCCTGCCAACGAAGGCCACCAGCACGTCATCGGTGTCATCCCATCCAAGGGAGCTAAGGAGCTTGGTTCGACATTTGATCTTGCCGGAGAGATCCTCCGTGGTATATGGGCTTGGGATCAAGGGATCCACCGAGGGGTTCCAAACGTCGTAGTCCACCCCGTTGAGTATGCCGGACAGCTTGCCGCGGTTTGCAAACAGCACCCCGTCAAGCCCCATGCCGCCCTCTTTTGTCTGGATGTCCCAGGAGTATCTGGGGCTTACGGTTGTGACCCTGTCGCTGGCTATGATGCCGCCCTTTAAAAGGTTCACGTGCCCGTAGAACTCCATCCCCTCCACGGAGAAGCTGTTCTTGTTGAATCCCCAGCCTTCCAACCCGCCGGGGGAGACTATCCCCTGATGGGCCAGGTTGTGTATGGTCAGCACCGTCTCAAACTGACCCCGGAGTTTATGGTAATGCCGGTGCCACTTGAGCATGCTCGCCGCCGGTGCCGCGGGCCAATCGTGAAGATGCAGCACCTGCGGCGTCCATCCCAAGGCGCTTCCCAGCTCCAGAGCTCCCATGGATAGGAAGATGAAGGGCAGCACCGCCTCGCAGGTAAGGGATTTGGGATACGCGTCAAGGTCCGAGAAGAGCTCCGGT
This window encodes:
- a CDS encoding glycogen synthase, whose product is MGRKNPIRVLHVTPEMAPLVKMGGLGDVVGSLPKALNSMGADCRVLMPNFKGISEKASSLSIKIVKCPNKVHAAINWRVYSGTILRTQVNGVKVYLLDQPELFSDLDAYPKSLTCEAVLPFIFLSMGALELGSALGWTPQVLHLHDWPAAPAASMLKWHRHYHKLRGQFETVLTIHNLAHQGIVSPGGLEGWGFNKNSFSVEGMEFYGHVNLLKGGIIASDRVTTVSPRYSWDIQTKEGGMGLDGVLFANRGKLSGILNGVDYDVWNPSVDPLIPSPYTTEDLSGKIKCRTKLLSSLGWDDTDDVLVAFVGRLVEQKGIDLILGALSKILAEPLRLVILGSGHPLFEERLRSEAKKHPQKIWVSTDFDESMAHRIYAGSDLMLMPSQFEPCGLSQLIAMAYGTIPVARATGGIADTVIDADGAEDGNGFLFIDYSPEEMMKALKRALSAMGDPKRRDKIRRNCMTADFSWRQSARAYMNIYEELLGYR
- the glgC gene encoding glucose-1-phosphate adenylyltransferase, giving the protein MIFGKYGRVLGIVLAGGKGERLMPLTKYRAKPAVPFAAKYRIIDFALSNMVNSGLFSIYCLVQFKSQSLNEHIERGWQFGNALRGRDYFITAVPAQMWTGERWYEGTADAVFQNLHLITLFDADRICIFAADHIYKMDIEQMLQYHMDTKADVTIAANTVPSSEAHAFGCMDTDPSGKVVSFVEKPKNPPQIPGKPGFSYVSMGNYIFERHVLEEAIIEDNKIETSSHDFGKDILPRIYSRCRVMAYDFKSNVLPGIDRPYWKDVGTIKAYHEAHMDLLQHPSDLTLYNPLWPIRTVSYSDPPGFTYPDKGQGCSVVGTLRAEGSRVLGAIVHRSVLSRNCVINAGAVLEECIVGQGVIIGDNCKLRRVILDAYNVVPPNTVIGYNPEVDRERYHVDPESGVVVLGMPRIQLRRDLGLPPDNDDPLSAL